Genomic segment of Peribacillus frigoritolerans:
GGTGAATGGATATAAGCTTATCGTAAGCGCCCGAAATGATACGGAGGCTGGTCAGTTAAAACGAAAATACTCCGGCATCATTTCGAATATCTACCAAACATTCGGTTTTCCTCCGTTGACACTTGAAGCGGAAGTGAAGGAAACGGTTTCGAATCCTGATTACCAGAAGTTTTTAGAAGAGAAACAAAAGGAAGATGCAGAAAAGGGACTTGCCGCCCTAGTGGAAATGCAGAAGAAAGAATCGGAAAAAGGCGGCGACGATGGCGTCTACGAAGGACCGGTTAAAATTGGCTATACGATTAAAGAAGATGCGGATTTCCGCAGAATCGAACAAATTATCGATGAAGAGCGCAAGATTGCTATCGAAGGCTTCGTATTTGATGCAGAAGTGCGTGAGTTGCGAAGCGGACGAAGCCTGTTGACATTTAAAGTCACCGATTATACGAGCTCGATATTGGTCAAAATGTTTTCGCGTGATAAAGAAGATGCTGCCATACTTGCCCGAGTGAAAAAAGGGATGTGGGTACGTGCCCAAGGCAGCATCCAAAATGATACATTCGTACGTGACCTTGTAATGATCGCAAATGATATAAATGAAATTTCTAAACAAGGACGGCAGGATAAGGCCCCAGAAGGAGAAAAGCGTGTAGAACTGCATATGCATACCCCAATGAGCTCGATGGATGCAGTGACACCTACTTCAGCGCTTGTTGCCCAAGCTGCAAAGTGGGGGCATAAGGCTGTTGCCATTACAGATCATGCGGGAGCACAATCATTTCCTGAAGCTTATAGTGCCGGTAAAAAGAATGGTATCAAAATCCTTTATGGCGTCGAAGTGAATCTTGTAAATGATGGTGTACCCATCGTTTATAATGAGGCGCATATCGCTTTGGCAGATGCCACCTATGTTGTGTTTGACGTAGAGACGACGGGTCTGTCAGCCGTTTATGATACGATCATTGAATTTGCTGCAGTGAAAATCCGTGACGGTGACATCATAGATCGATTCGAGTCATTTGCTAATCCGCATCACCCACTATCCAATACGACGATAGAATTGACTGGAATTACTGATGATCTTGTAGAAAATGCTCCAGAAGTCTCGGAAGTGCTGGAAAAGTTCAAGGAATGGGCGGGCGATGCGATCCTGGTTGCCCACAACGCAGCCTTCGATATGGGGTTTTTGAATATAGGTTATAAAAACTTGGGTTATCCTAAAGCTTCCAATCCTGTGCTTGATACATTGGAACTTGCCCGTTTCTTATATCCGGAGTTTAAAAATCACCGGTTAAATACACTATGTAAAAAGTTCGATATTGATTTGACCCAGCATCATAGGGCCATTTATGACGCCGAAGCTACAGGTTACCTTATGCTGAAGATGCTGAAGGATGCGATGGAAAAGGAGATTACCCATCATGATCAACTTAATGACAATATGGGTAAAGGAAATGCTTATCAGCGTTCCCGACCGTCCCATTGTACGCTGATCGCGCAAACACAGGCTGGTTTAAAAAACCTTTTCAAATTAATTTCAATATCACACATCGATTATTTCTATCGTGTGCCCCGGTTACCGCGCTCACAACTTAAAAAGTATCGTGAAGGAATCTTGGTAGGATCGGGTTGCGATAAAGGGGAAGTTTTTGAAGGGATGATGCAGAAGGGTTTTGAGGAAGTCGTCGATATCGCCGAATTCTACGATTATCTTGAAATCCATCCGAAGGAAGTGTATCAGCATTTGATTGAGCTTGAATATGTACGGGATGATAAATCATTAGAAACGATCATCTCCAATATCGTCAAGCTTGGTGAAAAATTGGATAAGCCAGTCGTAGCTACGGGAAATGTGCATTATTTGGATCCGAATGATAAAATTTACCGTAAAATTCTCGTGAATTCACAAGGCGGCGCCAATCCGCTGAATCGTCATAAGCTTCCTGACGTACATTTTCGGACAACAGATGAAATGCTGCGGGAATTCTCCTTCCTCGGTTCCGAGAAAGCTAAAGAGGTCGTGGTGACCAACACGAATAAAATCGCTGATATGATTGATGAAATTAAGCCAATCAAGGATGAGTTATATACACCTAAAATTGAAGGTGCAGATGAAGAGATGCGTGAAATGAGTTATGGCATGGCAAGGAAGATTTATGGAGAGAACCTGCCGGAAATCGTGGAAGCCCGTCTTGAGAAAGAATTGAAAAGCATCATTGGCCACGGTTTTGCCGTTATTTATTTAATTTCTCACAAACTTGTTAAAAAATCATTGAATGATGGTTATCTAGTTGGTTCAAGGGGATCGGTTGGATCATCTTTCGTTGCCACCATGACTGAAATTACTGAGGTAAATCCACTTCCGCCGCATTATGTATGCCCGGAGTGCAAAAAATCCGAATTCTTCAATGACGGTTCTGTAGGTTCCGGATTTGACCTGCCCGATAAAGACTGTCCCGATTGCGGTATTGCTTATACAAAAGACGGGCATGATATCCCGTTTGAAACTTTCCTTGGGTTTAAAGGGGATAAGGTTCCCGATATCGACTTGAACTTCTCCGGTGAATATCAGCCGAAGGCCCATAACTATACGAAGGTCTTATTCGGTGAAGAATATGTATATCGTGCAGGGACGATTGGTACGGTCGCCGAAAAAACGGCTTATGGATATGTAAAGGGGTATTCCTCTGATAATAACATCCATATGCGTGGAGCCGAGACTGATCGCCTTGTTGCCGGATGTACTGGTGTGAAAAGGACGACAGGACAGCATCCGGGCGGAATCATCGTTGTTCCGGATTATATGGATATCTATGATTTCACACCTATTCAGTTCCCGGCGGATGACAGGAATTCCGAGTGGAAAACTACTCACTTTGATTTCCATTCCATTCATGATAATATTTTGAAACTTGATATACTTGGACACGATGATCCGACTGTAATCCGGATGCTTCAAGATTTAAGCGGCATCGATCCAAAGACCGTTCCTACCGATGATCCAGAAGTAATGAAAATATTCAGCAGCACTGAATCTTTAGGAGTTACCGAAGAACAGATCATGTGTAAAACGGGTACGCTTGGCATCCCGGAATTTGGTACGCGTTTTGTCCGGCAAATGCTTGAAGATACGAAACCTACGACATTTTCGGAGCTTGTTCAGATTTCGGGGCTTTCCCACGGTACGGATGTATGGCTGAGCAATGCACAGGAACTGATTCATAACCGGATATGTACACTAAGTGAGGTTATAGGCTGCCGGGATGATATTATGGTCTATCTGATTTATCAAGGTCTTGATCCTTCCCTAGCGTTTAAAATCATGGAATCTGTACGTAAAGGGAAAGGGCTCTCTGAGGAATTCGAAGAGGAAATGAGGAAAAATGAGGTACCGGAATGGTATATCGATTCATGTAAGAAGATTAAATACATGTTCCCGAAAGCCCATGCTGCAGCTTACGTCTTAATGGCTGTCCGGATTGCCTATTTTAAAGTCCATTTGCCTTTATTGTATTATGCAGCCTATTTCACAGTGCGTGCCGATGATTTTGAAATCGACGCCATGACACGGGGATCGCAGGCCATCAAATCAAAAATGGAAGAAATCATGGTAAAGGGATTGGATGCATCCACCAAGGAAAAGAATACATTGACGGTTCTCGAACTTGCTTTGGAAATGTGTGAACGCGGATATTCCTTCGCTAAAGTTGACTTGTACAAATCCAGTGCAGATCAATTCTTAATTGAAGGAAATACTTTGATACCGCCTTTCAATTCGATACCGGGTCTTGGGACGAATGCGGCGATCAATATTGTCAATGCGCGGAAAAATGGTGAATTCCTCTCCAAAGAAGACCTTCAACAACGGGGTAAGGTTTCGAAGACCATCCTTGAATACCTTGATAAACAAGGCTGTCTGGAGTCATTGCCTGAACAAAATCAGTTATCTTTATTTTAAATAGGGATCTGATTTCAAAAAGGAAGAAACAGACATGACATTTGCATAAATATCTTGATTATGGTATATTTTTATTGGAAATACTAAGAGGAACCAATGGCAAGAGTGGGGAAACCCACTCTTTCGTGTTGTATTGACCATTTAATTTTGAATCCGAAACCAAGCGCATACAACGCACGTATGGAGGAAACAAATGAGTAAAAAGGTAACGGAAGTCGTAGAGGAATTAGCATTACCAATTCTAGAAGAATTGCAGCTTGAATTAGTCGAAGTGGAGTATGTGAAGGAAGGTAAAAGCTGGTTCCTTCGAGTGTACATTGATAAAGAAACAGGCGTAGATATTGATGATTGCGGAAATGTGAGTGAAAAACTCAGTGAAAAGCTTGATGAGGTTGATCCGATTCCACAAAATTATTTTCTCGAAGTTTCATCACCCGGAGCAGAAAGGCCTCTGAAAAAAGAGAAGGATTTCCTTAATGCTATCGGTAAAAATGTTTACATAAAAACATACGAGCCCATTTTAGATGAAAAAGAATTCGAAGGAATCTTAACCAGTTTCGATGGTGAAGAAGTGACACTCGAAGTCACAATCAAGACAAGAAAGAAAACGATTGTCATACCATTCGAAAAGGTAGCCAAAGCAAGATTGGCGATTACCTTCTCTTAAGTCAGGCAAATCATTAATTTAAATATCCGTAAGGGGGATCACCATGGGCAATGAGTTATTGGATGCTCTCTATATTTTAGAAAACGAAAAAGGGATTTCCAGGGAGGTTTTGATCGACGCGATTGAATCTGCCCTTATATCGGCATACCGCCGTAACTTTAACCAAGCACAAAACGTACGTATCGACTTGAATCTTGGTAAAGGAACAATGCGTGTATTTGCCAGAAAAGACGTTGTTGACGAAGTGTTCGATTCACGTCTGGAAATTTCTGTTGAAGAAGCAAGAGCAATTGATCCCAACTATCAGTTAGAGGATATTGTCGAAATGGAAGTAACACCTAAGGATTTCGGCCGTATTGCTGCACAAACAGCAAAACAAGTCGTCACTCAAAGGGTGCGTGAAGCGGAACGGGGCATCATTTATGCCGAATTCATCGATCGTGAAGAGGATATCATGACTGGCATCGTTCAACGCCAGGATTCCCGTTTCATTTATGTGAGCCTAGGTAAAATCGAAGCTTTGCTCCCGGTGAATGAGCAAATGCCGAATGAACAGTATAAGCCACATGACCGCATTAAAGTTTTCATCACTAAAGTTGAAAAGACTTCCAAGGGCCCGCAAATTTTTGTATCCCGTTCACATCCTGGCCTTTTAAAACGTTTATTCGAAATCGAAGTGCCTGAAATTTTTGATGGAACAGTAGAAATTAAGTCAGTTGCCCGCGAAGCAGGCGACCGTTCAAAAATCTCCGTGCACTCCGATAACGAAGAAGTAGATCCGGTCGGTTCTTGTGTAGGCCAAAAAGGACAGCGTGTCCAGGCCATCGTCAATGAATTGAAAGGTGAAAAAATCGATATCGTTAAATGGTCGGAGAATCCGGTCATTTTCGTTGCGAATGCTTTAAGCCCTTCAAAAGTACTTGAAGTTATTGTTAAAGAAGAGGAAAAGGCTACGACTGTAATCGTTCCGGATTATCAACTTTCCCTGGCAATTGGTAAGCGTGGACAAAATGCCCGTTTAGCTGCCAAGCTTACAGGCTGGAAAATTGATATCAAGAGTGAAACGGAAGCCCGCGAAGCTGGTATTTATCCTGTGGAAGAACAGGAATTCCTTTTGAGCAGAGATAGTTATGTTACTGAAGAGGAAACAGATTTCGAAGAGGATAACGAGTAATTCGAGGTGAAAAAAGATGAATAGCCGAAAAAAAATCCCGATGCGTAAATGTGTGGCTACAGGCGAAATGAAGCCGAAGAAAGAACTCATTCGCATCGTTCGATCTAAAGAAGGGGAAGTCAGCCTGGATCCTACCGGAAAGAAATCTGGAAGGGGAGCTTATTTGACTCTTGATCGGGATGTTATCGAGCTGGCCAAAAAGAAAAATGTGCTGGCTAATCACCTTAGTACCCAAATCGATTCTTCCCTTTATGAACAATTGCTTGAATTAGTGAATAAGGAGAAAAACTAACACCATGACCCAACAACAACAATGGATGTCTCTATTAGGTTTGGCCAATCGAGCACGCAAGCTAATTTCGGGTGAAGAATTAGTGGTTAAAGAGATTAGAAGCGGTAATGCCAAAGTTGTTATTTTATCCGCGGACGCTTCAAAAAACACTGAAAAAAAAATATCTGATAAGTGCGCATTTTATCAGGTTCCTTTAAAAAGAGTCGAAAGCAGGTCATTGCTCGGCCATGCGATAGGCAAGGATGCTAGAGTTGCCGTCGCAGTTCTGGATGAAGGTTTTGCACAAAAACTCCGAACGCTGCTCGATTAAATTTTACGGGGGTGAACGTATGACAAAATTGCGTGTATATGAATATGCAAAACAAAAGAACGTTTCAAGCAAGGATGTAATAAATAAACTTAAAGAAATGAATATAGAGGTAACAAACCATATGACAGCATTAGACGATTCAACTGTAAATAAATTAAACGATTCAATCAAACCTAAAAACGAAGATAAAAGCCAAGAACCAAAAGCTAACGCTACGGTTGCGAAGTACGAAGCTGAAGCGGATGAAAAGAGCACAGTCAATAAAGAAAAACTGAAGAAGAAACCACCAGTTAAACCTGTAGGGACGAAAAAACCAACAGGTCAGTTCAACAAAGGTCGCAATAACAAGAATAAAAATAATAAACAAAGACAACAAGCGCCTCAGGCACCTGTAACAAAACGTAAAGAAAGGGAACTTCCAGAGAAAATTACGTTTTATGAGTCTTTGACGGTTATGGAGCTTGGAAAGAAACTTCACCGTGAACCTTCTGAAATCATTAAAAAGCTCTTTATGCTTGGAGTTATGGCAACAATCAACCAAACTTTGGAAAAAGATGCAATTGAATTGATTTGTGCGGAATACGGTGTAGTGGCCGAAGAAGAGATTCGTGTCGACCTAACAGACCTTGAATCACTTGTCACTGAGGATGCTTCTGAAGATTTGATCGAACGTCCGGCTGTCGTGACGATCATGGGTCACGTTGACCATGGTAAAACGACATTGCTTGATTCTATACGCCATACAAAAGTAACTGAAGGCGAAGCGGGCGGAATCACTCAGCATATCGGTGCTTATCAAGTTAAAGTTAATGATAAGAAAATAACATTCCTGGATACACCAGGCCATGCTGCGTTTACAACAATGCGTGCCCGCGGTGCACAAGTTACCGATATCACCATCCTTGTCGTCGCTGCGGATGATGGCGTTATGCCTCAAACGATTGAAGCGATCAACCATGCTAAAGCGGCTGAAGTTCCAATTATCGTCGCTGTCAATAAGATGGATAAAGAAGCTGCCAATCCGGACCGTGTCATGCAAGAATTGACAGAACACGGTTTAGTTTCTGAAGCATGGGGCGGAGACACGATCTTCGTACCAATTTCAGCTAAAAACGGTGAAGGAATCGACAGCTTGCTTGAAATGATTCTTCTTGTCAGTGAAGTGGAAGAGTATAAAGCTAATCCATCTCGTAAAGCAAATGGAACGGTCATCGAAGCACGTTTGGATAAAGGGCGCGGATCGGTTGCCACTTTGCTAGTTCAAAACGGAACGTTGAAAATCGGCGATCCGATTGTTATCGGTAATACATTCGGACGTGTTCGTGCTATGGTTAACGATCTTGGACGCCGTGTTAAGGATGCAGGTCCTTCAACACCGGTTGAAATCACTGGATTGAACGAAGTGCCACAGGCCGGCGATCGTTTCATCGTCTTTGAAGATGAGAAAACGGCCCGTCAAGTTGGGGAAGTGCGTGCACAAAGGCAACTTGCTTCACAACGTAATGAAAAATCCCGTGTAACCCTTGATACATTGTTCGAGCAAATGAAAGAAGGGGAAATTAAAGAATTGAACATCATTTTAAAGGCTGATGTTCAAGGTTCTGCGGAAGCAGTAGCCGCTTCCCTGAATAAAATAGAAGTGGAAGGCGCTAAAGTGAAAATCATACACACTGGCGTCGGTGCTATCACAGAGTCTGACATCATCCTTGCTACAGCTTCGAATGCAATCGTCATCGGTTTCAACGTCCGTCCTGACGTGAATGCGAAGCGTGCAGCTGAATCAGAAAATGTTGATGTCCGTCTTCACCGCATCATCTACAAAGCGATCGAAGAGATCGAGTCGGCTATGAAAGGGATGCTTGACCCTGAATTCGAAGAAAAAATTATCGGTCAGGCTGAAGTCCGTACGACTTTCAAAGTATCCAAGGTGGGTACGATTGCCGGTTCTTACGTTACAGAAGGAAAAATTACTCGTGACAGCGGAATTCGCTTGATTCGTCAAGGTGTCGTCATTTTCGAAGGTGAAATTGATGCATTGAAACGCTTTAAAGATGATGTAAAAGAAGTGGCAACGAACTATGAGTGCGGTATTACGATTAAAAATTACAACGACCTTAAAGAAGGCGATGTAATTGAAGCGTATGTTATGGAAGAGATTGAACGTAAATGATCGTTGGCTCTGTCCAATGTGAATGCATCATCCATGACACCCATTCTTTGAAAGAAAAACGGGCCGTGCTTCAGCGTGTCATGACACGGCTTAAGCAGAAGTTCAACATTTCTGTAGCAGAAACCGATTTTCAGGATTTATGGCAGCGGACTAAGATTACTATCGTTACCGTAACATCCTCGAGGAAGGCTACTGAACGGGAACTTCAAAATGCCCTTAAATTTCTAGATTCTTTTCCGGAACTAGAGCGAACAATAACAGATATAGACTGGCTTTAGGCTATTGAGGTGATATTATGAGCCTTCGTTCAAATCGTGTTGGCGAACAAATGAAAAAAGAGCTGAGTGAAATTATCGGCCGAAAAATTAAAGATCCAAGAATCGGATTTGTTACTGTGACGGATGTCGCGGTTACAGGCGATTTACAACAGGCAACAGTTTATATTTCCGTTTTGGGTGACCAGGAACAAAGGGAGAAAACCCTGCAAGGTCTAGCTAAGGCGAAAGGATTCATGCGTTCAGAAATTGGGCAGCGGATCCGCCTCCGCAAAACCCCTGAGCTGTTTTTTGAATTTGATGAATCGGTCGATTATGGTAATCGTATCGAGTCGTTGATTTCCCAAATCAATAAACCGGCTGAAAAAGACGAGGAATAAGCAAGCAGTAAAAGGAGGCCGACTCAATAAGTGCTTTGCACTTCTTGAAGTCGGTCTCTTTTTTTTGAAAAATGGATATGTAAAAAAACGATAAACACCTATCGGAATTGGAATTCATTTTGCTTTATGATAGTAATTTAGGGTGTTTTATAAATGATGAGGTGAAAGCGTGAACGGTATTCTTCCATTATGGAAACCCAAGGGATTGACATCCCATGATTGTGTTTTTAAATTAAGAAAGATCCTGAAGACAAAAAAGGTAGGGCACACAGGTACTCTAGATCCTGATGTAACAGGGGTTTTACCTATTTGTATTGGCAGGGCAACCAAGATAGCCGAATATTTGACAGAAGCCGGTAAAGCGTATGAAGGGGAAGTGACCCTTGGTTTTTCCACGACAACTGAAGACGCAAGCGGTGAAAAAGTGGAAGAGAAAAAGGTTGATCAAGTGATTCAGCGTAAACGGATTCTGGAAGTGCTGGAATCACTGACTGGAAAGATTGAACAGACGCCGCCAATGTATTCAGCAGTAAAGGTAAACGGGAAGAAGTTATATGAATATGCCCGTGCAGGGGTGGAAGTGGAGAGGCCGACAAGGGAGGTCACCATTTATGATATTACCCTTCTCGATGATCGTTCTGAATTTAAAGGGGAAACCATTTCTTTTCGGTTTCGCGTCAAATGCAGCAAAGGAACGTATATTCGGACGCTTGCAGTCATGATGGGGGAAGAATTGGGTTTTCCTGCCCATATGTCAGACTTGACACGTATTGAATCAGCAGGTTTTAAGCAGGAGGATTGTTTCACATTTTCTGAAGTGGAAGACTTCATGGAAAGTGGACAAACGGATAAATTTTTGCTGCCTTTGGAACGGGGATTATTTCATTTGCCCAAATTTCAGATTAGTGATAAAGTAGCAAAGAAAGTACTTAACGGTGCGGTATTGGAACAAACAAAGGATGTTGTTGTTGATAAAGGGATGCCTTTTGTTATGGTCGACCCAGCAGATAAGGCCATTGCCATTTATCAAATACATCCGACAAAAGAGGGATTAATTAAACCTGTAAAAGTATTGGCACAAGAATTATAGACCGTTTTACCGCCGGAAAGAGGAGATTGAAAGGTGAAAGTGATCGCAATAGAGCATCCTCATCAATTTAATTCGGATGATTTTCCCGAGCTTGTAATGGCGCTTGGATTTTTTGATGGTATACATAAAGGTCATCAGATTGTTATTCAGACCGCCAAGCAAAAAGCCGATGAAATGAATCTTAAGTCAGCAGTAATGACATTTGACCCGCATCCTTCTGCAGTACTGGGTAGGAAAACGGAAAATATCCGCTATATCACTCCACTTGAAGATAAAGTGGATATCATAGAGTCGATGGAGATAGATTATTTATTCATTGTCCATTTCAGCAAGGAATTTGCTTCGGTACTGCCGGAACGGTTCGTTGACGAATACATTGCCGGGCTGAATGTCCGTCACGTAGTTGCAGGCTTTGATTATTCCTACGGTCGCTATGGTCAAGGATCGATGGATGATTTGCCTGTTTATGCACAGGGCAGATTTTCACAGACAGTCGTCGCAAAACAGACAATTGAAGATGAAAAGGTTAGCTCGACGAGAATCAGGGAAACTCTCGGTGATGGCAGCTTTACCGACTTCTATCATTTGGCTGGCCGCCGCTATTTAACGAAAGGTCATGTCGTTCACGGTGAAAAGCGGGGCAGGAAATTGGGTTTCCCCACCGCTAATATTGAAGTGGGTGATGATTATATTTTTCCTGCTGCCGGCGTATATGCCGTCAGGATCAAAATAAGCGGTAAATGGTATAAAGGGGTTTGCAATGTCGGCTACAAACCTACATTCCACGAAGAAAAACCTAAATATCCGACTGTAGAGGTTCATGCCTTGGAGTTCTCGGGTGATATTTATGGCAACCAGGTCTCGGTTGAATGGCATACAAGACTTCGGAGTGAGCAGAAATTTTCCGGACTTGAAGCATTGGTCGCTCAGATCGAAACGGATAAGCAAAATGCCATAGCCTATTTTGCAAAGCTTGAAGGATAAAAAGACAAGACTTGCAATTTTAATGAAAAACATGTATTCTATTGTATGTATGAAAATAACCATTGCTTGGCTAGTCGAGACTCCGACGCTGGCTCGGTAATAGGTGATTTTACAGAATTTTAGGAGGAATAATAACATGGCAATTACACAAGTACGCAAAAACGAACTTATCGCTGAGTTCAGAACTCACGATACTGACACTGGTTCTCCAGAAGTTCAAATCGCAGTATTAACAGAAGAAATCAACAACTTGAACGGTCACTTACGCACACACAAAAAAGACCACCATTCACGTCGCGGTCTTCTAAAAATGGTAGGTAAACGTCGTAATCTTTTAACTTACCTACGTAACAAAGACGTTACTCGTTACCGTACACTAATTAACAAATTAGGTCTACGTAGATAATTTTTTCAGGAAGGCGGGAAATTTCCCGCTTTTTTGATGTTAATCAAATGATTTGGACGTATTCTACTTAAGGCTGGGCCTTCGTCCTTGGGACTCGGCAGGAGCCGGGTCCTTTTCCATTTATAAATGATCGGGATATACATAATCAAATGAATGAAATTTTTATTCATTTTACTGTTAATGCTTGTTTTTTTCGTGCATAATAGGAATAGTTTGGTTTTAACTCGAGTTCAGTTACTTTTCACATATAAATGATTTATCCAATACAGGTTTAGGTAAACTAAGCCTCTAAGTGAAGATTCAGAGAGGGGTTTAATAAATGGGACAGGAAAAACATACGTATTCATTTGACTGGGCCGGCCGTAATGTAACGGTAGAGATAGGGCAATTGGCCAAACAAGCGAACGGGGCAGTATTAGTCCGTTATGGAGAAACTGCTGTATTAAGTACAGCAACGGCTTCGAAGGAACCTAGAAATGTCGACTTTTTCCCTTTGACAGTCAACTACGAAGAAAGACTTTATGCAGTCGGTAAAATTCCGGGAGGCTTCATTAAACGTGAAGGACGACCGAGTGAAAGGGCAATTCTTGCAAGCCGCTTGATTGACCGTCCAATCCGTCCGCTTTTCGCCGACGGCTTCAGGAATGATGTTCAGATCATCAGCATGGTCATGAGTGTCGATCAAGATTGTTCTACGGAAATGGCAGCTATGCTAGGTTCTTCACTTGCACTTTCAGTTTCCGATATTCCGTTCGAAGGTCCAATTGCCGGAGTTGTAGTGGGGAGGATCAATAATGAATTCATTATTAACCCTACTGTCGACCAACTAGCTGAAAGTGACATCAATCTGACGGTTGCCGGCACAAAAGATGCTATCAACATGGTTGAAGCCGGAGCAAATGAAGTACCAGAGGAAACGATGCTTGAAGCAATCATGTTTGGACATGATGAAATCAAGAAGATCATTGCATTCCAAGAGAAAATCGTTGCTGAAATCGGCAAGGAAAAAATGCAGGTCACTTTATATCAAGTGGATGCAGAACTGGAAGCAGAAGTGAAAGGCCTATGTGAAGCAGACTTGAACAAAGCTGTACAAGTTCAGGAAAAACATGCTCGTGAAGACGCGATCAAAGAAGTAAAAGATCGTGTATTGGGTCATTATGAGGAAGAAACTGATGAAGAGAAATTAAAGCAGATCAAAGAAATCCTGAATAAATTGGTCAAATCCGAAGTCCGCCGTTTAATCACGGAAGAAAAAGTGCGTCCGGATGGCCGTAATCCTGACGAAATCAGACCATTATCATCAGAAGTTACCATTCTGCCACGTACACATGGTTCCGGATTGTTCACACGCGGACAAACCCAAGCTCTATCCATCTGTACATTAGGTGCACTTGGTGATGTGCAGATTCTGGACGGACTTGGAACCGAAGAGTCAAAACGTTTTATGCACCACTATAACTTCCCGCATTTCAGTGTCGGTGAAACTGGCCCTATCCGTGGGGCAGGACGCCGTGAAATCGGTCATGGTGCACTTGGTGAAAGGGCATTGGAGCCTGTTATTCCAAACGATAAAGACTTCCCTTATACAATCAGGCTTGTTTCTGAAGTGCTTGAATCAAACGGTTCAACATCACAAGCAAGTATCTGTGCAAGCACTTTGGCAATGATGGATGCAGGTGTTCCATTGAAAGCTCCAGTTGCCGGTATTGCCATGGGTCTTGTCAAGTCAGGTGAGCACTATACAATCTTAAC
This window contains:
- the pnp gene encoding polyribonucleotide nucleotidyltransferase translates to MGQEKHTYSFDWAGRNVTVEIGQLAKQANGAVLVRYGETAVLSTATASKEPRNVDFFPLTVNYEERLYAVGKIPGGFIKREGRPSERAILASRLIDRPIRPLFADGFRNDVQIISMVMSVDQDCSTEMAAMLGSSLALSVSDIPFEGPIAGVVVGRINNEFIINPTVDQLAESDINLTVAGTKDAINMVEAGANEVPEETMLEAIMFGHDEIKKIIAFQEKIVAEIGKEKMQVTLYQVDAELEAEVKGLCEADLNKAVQVQEKHAREDAIKEVKDRVLGHYEEETDEEKLKQIKEILNKLVKSEVRRLITEEKVRPDGRNPDEIRPLSSEVTILPRTHGSGLFTRGQTQALSICTLGALGDVQILDGLGTEESKRFMHHYNFPHFSVGETGPIRGAGRREIGHGALGERALEPVIPNDKDFPYTIRLVSEVLESNGSTSQASICASTLAMMDAGVPLKAPVAGIAMGLVKSGEHYTILTDIQGMEDHLGDMDFKVAGTSKGVTALQMDIKIEGLSREILEEALLQAKHGRMHILESMISTINQPREQLSKYAPKIVTMSINPDKIRDVIGPSGKHINKIIEETGVKIDIEQDGTVFISSTDEPMIQKAKKIIEDIVREVVVGELYLGKVKRIEKFGAFVEIFNGKDGLVHISELAEERVGKVEDVVSLGDELLVKVTEIDKQGRVNLSRKAVLKEQKEAANPTQS